A region from the Perca fluviatilis chromosome 16, GENO_Pfluv_1.0, whole genome shotgun sequence genome encodes:
- the pigs gene encoding GPI transamidase component PIG-S isoform X1 → MAITEVERRRGQLAALSIAAVVIMVGVPLWWRTTETYRAWLPVSQINELANMQLQLSADVEVVFARGTVTPEQQKKVPLTQTQDEEHTVDENTALRYRYEIRYRTATIMEEDALDQPTAAEADLSLHTLSESPCGSLVVYVIPESSSLLPEDVDVYIGQRRTALLRIGAQMRVGRTLEQLLAHLEPRIKQVLQVMSFSHTDITAALSDRVRLSPGNKESIADSMRAFKSSPGYEITFSLLNPDPKSHRLNWDIEGAVQTYIQPLLTKLAPVANFSLDSQTLYYAVLGVNPRFDSSSSAYTLNSDSLAHVINPVEARLGSNAASSNPVLNFLLYVPDAHHSPLYIHDNKKQEVPSNAFHSPRWGGIMVYNVNGFYRPEAVLPVDININMAKVMGVFLAQLRLLLGVQSSTAPPGFLMAPCGSTGLADWELDRLMWSRSVENVATATTTITSLAQLLDQIGNIVINDNIAEQVSSAVISLQLAVAELEAGNLGFALQYSKEAIMASERAFFDPSLLHLLYFPDDQKFAIYIPLFLPMCVPILLSLLKIVSEVRQKRREKQAKKD, encoded by the exons ATGGCTATCACGGAAGTGG aGCGCAGACGTGGTCAACTTGCTGCTCTGTCCATAGCAGCAGTGGTCATCATGGTGGGAGTCCCTCTGTGGTGGCGAACAACTGAAACATACCGCGCCTGGTTGCCTGTCAGTCAGATAAATGAGTTGGCTAATATGCAG CTACAGTTGAGTGCTGATGTGGAGGTGGTGTTTGCACGTGGAACGGTGACGCCAGAACAGCAGAAGAAGGTcccactgacacagacacaggatGAGGAACACACCGTAGATG AGAACACAGCTTTGAGGTACAGGTATGAGATAAGGTACCGCACAGCTACAATCATGGAGGAGGACGCGCTGGACCAGCCCACTGCTGCAG AGGCAGATCTTTCTCTGCACACGCTAAGTGAGAGTCCGTGTGGCTCTTTAGTTGTGTATGTGATCCCAGAGTCATCTTCACTGTTGCCTGAG GACGTGGACGTATATATCGGTCAGCGAAGGACAGCCCTGCTGCGTATTGGTGCCCAGATGAGAGTGGGCAGGACACTAGAGCAATTGCTGGCTCATCTGGAGCCTCGGATCAAGCAGGTGCTGCAGGTGATGTCTTTTAGCCACACCGACATCACCGCCGCCCTCAGTGACAGAGTTCGTCTCAGCCCTGGCAACAAAGAGAGCATCGCTGACAGTATGAGAGCCTTTAAATCCAGCCCAG GTTATGAGATAACATTCAGTCTGTTAAACCCAGACCCCAAGTCACACCGGCTAAACTGGGACATAGAGGGTGCCGTACAGACCTACATCCAACCTTTGCTTACAAAACTAGCCCCTGTGGCCAACTTCAGCCTTGACTCTCAG ACCTTATACTACGCCGTGCTCGGTGTCAACCCACGCtttgacagcagcagcagcgcctaCACACTGAACTCTGATAGCCTTGCACATGTCATTAACCCTGTGGAGGCTAGACTGG gctcaaatGCTGCATCTTCCAACCCGGTGTTGAATTTTCTTCTGTACGTCCCGGATGCCCACCATTCCCCTCTTTACATTCATGACAACAAGAAACAGGAAGTGCCTTCTAATGCGTTTCACTCTCCACGTTGGGGGGGAATTATG GTCTATAATGTTAATGGTTTCTATAGACCAGAGGCTGTGTTGCCTGTTgacatcaacatcaacatggCCAAAGTCATGGGAGTCTTCCTTGCACAGCTTCG ACTGTTGCTGGGTGTGCAGTCGTCTACCGCTCCCCCTGGCTTCCTGATGGCGCCGTGCGGCAGTACAGGACTAGCTGATTGGGAGCTGGACCGTCTCATGTGGAGTCGGAGTGTGGAAAATGTTGCAACAGCAACCACCACCATCACCTCACTGGCACAGCTGCTGGACCAGATAGGCAACATTGTTATCAATGACAACATTGCTGAACAG GTGTCCAGTGCTGTCATATCTCTGCAGCTGGCTGTGGCTGAATTGGAGGCTGGGAACCTCGGCTTTGCTCTGCAGTACAGTAAAGAGGCCATAATGGCATCGGAGAGGGCATTCTTTGACCCTTCACTTCTCCACCTTCTCTACTTTCCTGATGACCAGAAGTTTGCTATCTACATACCACTCTTCCTTCCCATGTGTGTACCTATTCTGCTGTCACTGCTCAAGATAGTGTCTGAGGTTAGACAGAAACGCAGAGAGAAGCAAGCCAAGAAGGACTGA
- the pigs gene encoding GPI transamidase component PIG-S isoform X2 translates to MVGVPLWWRTTETYRAWLPVSQINELANMQLQLSADVEVVFARGTVTPEQQKKVPLTQTQDEEHTVDENTALRYRYEIRYRTATIMEEDALDQPTAAEADLSLHTLSESPCGSLVVYVIPESSSLLPEDVDVYIGQRRTALLRIGAQMRVGRTLEQLLAHLEPRIKQVLQVMSFSHTDITAALSDRVRLSPGNKESIADSMRAFKSSPGYEITFSLLNPDPKSHRLNWDIEGAVQTYIQPLLTKLAPVANFSLDSQTLYYAVLGVNPRFDSSSSAYTLNSDSLAHVINPVEARLGSNAASSNPVLNFLLYVPDAHHSPLYIHDNKKQEVPSNAFHSPRWGGIMVYNVNGFYRPEAVLPVDININMAKVMGVFLAQLRLLLGVQSSTAPPGFLMAPCGSTGLADWELDRLMWSRSVENVATATTTITSLAQLLDQIGNIVINDNIAEQVSSAVISLQLAVAELEAGNLGFALQYSKEAIMASERAFFDPSLLHLLYFPDDQKFAIYIPLFLPMCVPILLSLLKIVSEVRQKRREKQAKKD, encoded by the exons ATGGTGGGAGTCCCTCTGTGGTGGCGAACAACTGAAACATACCGCGCCTGGTTGCCTGTCAGTCAGATAAATGAGTTGGCTAATATGCAG CTACAGTTGAGTGCTGATGTGGAGGTGGTGTTTGCACGTGGAACGGTGACGCCAGAACAGCAGAAGAAGGTcccactgacacagacacaggatGAGGAACACACCGTAGATG AGAACACAGCTTTGAGGTACAGGTATGAGATAAGGTACCGCACAGCTACAATCATGGAGGAGGACGCGCTGGACCAGCCCACTGCTGCAG AGGCAGATCTTTCTCTGCACACGCTAAGTGAGAGTCCGTGTGGCTCTTTAGTTGTGTATGTGATCCCAGAGTCATCTTCACTGTTGCCTGAG GACGTGGACGTATATATCGGTCAGCGAAGGACAGCCCTGCTGCGTATTGGTGCCCAGATGAGAGTGGGCAGGACACTAGAGCAATTGCTGGCTCATCTGGAGCCTCGGATCAAGCAGGTGCTGCAGGTGATGTCTTTTAGCCACACCGACATCACCGCCGCCCTCAGTGACAGAGTTCGTCTCAGCCCTGGCAACAAAGAGAGCATCGCTGACAGTATGAGAGCCTTTAAATCCAGCCCAG GTTATGAGATAACATTCAGTCTGTTAAACCCAGACCCCAAGTCACACCGGCTAAACTGGGACATAGAGGGTGCCGTACAGACCTACATCCAACCTTTGCTTACAAAACTAGCCCCTGTGGCCAACTTCAGCCTTGACTCTCAG ACCTTATACTACGCCGTGCTCGGTGTCAACCCACGCtttgacagcagcagcagcgcctaCACACTGAACTCTGATAGCCTTGCACATGTCATTAACCCTGTGGAGGCTAGACTGG gctcaaatGCTGCATCTTCCAACCCGGTGTTGAATTTTCTTCTGTACGTCCCGGATGCCCACCATTCCCCTCTTTACATTCATGACAACAAGAAACAGGAAGTGCCTTCTAATGCGTTTCACTCTCCACGTTGGGGGGGAATTATG GTCTATAATGTTAATGGTTTCTATAGACCAGAGGCTGTGTTGCCTGTTgacatcaacatcaacatggCCAAAGTCATGGGAGTCTTCCTTGCACAGCTTCG ACTGTTGCTGGGTGTGCAGTCGTCTACCGCTCCCCCTGGCTTCCTGATGGCGCCGTGCGGCAGTACAGGACTAGCTGATTGGGAGCTGGACCGTCTCATGTGGAGTCGGAGTGTGGAAAATGTTGCAACAGCAACCACCACCATCACCTCACTGGCACAGCTGCTGGACCAGATAGGCAACATTGTTATCAATGACAACATTGCTGAACAG GTGTCCAGTGCTGTCATATCTCTGCAGCTGGCTGTGGCTGAATTGGAGGCTGGGAACCTCGGCTTTGCTCTGCAGTACAGTAAAGAGGCCATAATGGCATCGGAGAGGGCATTCTTTGACCCTTCACTTCTCCACCTTCTCTACTTTCCTGATGACCAGAAGTTTGCTATCTACATACCACTCTTCCTTCCCATGTGTGTACCTATTCTGCTGTCACTGCTCAAGATAGTGTCTGAGGTTAGACAGAAACGCAGAGAGAAGCAAGCCAAGAAGGACTGA
- the srsf1b gene encoding LOW QUALITY PROTEIN: serine/arginine-rich splicing factor 1B (The sequence of the model RefSeq protein was modified relative to this genomic sequence to represent the inferred CDS: deleted 2 bases in 1 codon): MSGGGIVRGPAGSNDCRIYVGNLPPDIRSKDVEDLFYKYGAIRDIDLKNRRGGPPFAFVQFEDPRDSEDAVYGRDGYDYDGYRLRVEFPRSGRGGGGGGGGGGGGGGGGPMGPQRGRHGPPSRRSEYRVVVSGLPSSGSWQDLKDHMREAGDVCYADVYRDGTGVVEFVRKEDMTYAVRQLDNTKFRSHEGETAYIRVKVDGPRSPSYGRSRSRSRSRSKSGSRRSRGSPRYSPRRSRSRSRSRSRT; this comes from the exons ATGTCTGGCGGAGGTATCGTTCGAGGACCAGCAGGGAGCAACGACTGTCGGATATATGTGGGGAATCTCCCTCCCGACATCCGCTCAAAGGACGTCGAAGACTTATTTTACAAATATGGAGCCATTCGTGATATTGATCTGAAAAACCGAAGAGGAGGACCACCGTTTGCCTTCGTGCAGTTCGAGGACCCGAG GGATTCTGAGGATGCTGTCTACGGCCGCGATGGTTATGACTACGATGGCTACCGCCTGCGCGTTGAGTTTCCTAGAAGTGgacggggaggaggaggaggaggtggtggtggtggt ggaggaggaggaggaggaccaaTGGGACCCCAAAGGGGAAGGCATGGCCCGCCTTCCCGACGTTCAGAGTACAGGGTTGTTGTGTCAG GTCTTCCTTCCAGTGGAAGCTGGCAGGACCTGAAGGATCACATGCGAGAAGCAGGGGATGTATGTTATGCTGATGTGTACCGTGATGGCACCGGGGTGGTGGAGTTTGTACGCAAAGAAGACATGACCTACGCTGTCCGTCAATTGGATAACACCAAGTTTCGCTCTCATGAG GGAGAGACGGCCTACATTCGTGTGAAGGTGGACGGTCCTCGCAGCCCCAGCTATGGTCGTTCTCGCTCTCGTAGCCGAAGTCGAAGCAAGAGCGGGTCACGCCGCAGCAGAGGGTCTCCGCGTTACTCTCCTCGCCGCTCCCGCTCCCGCTCCCGTTCCCGCTCCCGCACCTAG